Genomic window (Syntrophorhabdaceae bacterium):
GTACGGCTGAGACTTGCGGAAGGATCAAGCGAGACGGCTCTCATCATCCCAATGAAAGCTCGGGGGACCTTGACGCGATAGAGGTACAAACCTTGGTGAAGATAGGATAACGGGCGGATAATGCATAAGAAACGAGGAGCACCGGAAAAAGTCGGGTGCCGACGTGAAAAAGAAAGCGTCGCAGCGAGGATGATGCTATCGGAAAAAGGCATCGCCCTCTTGCTCGTGCTCTGGATACTCACGATTCTTGTGGTCATTGCGCTCTCGTTTTCATTTATGGTAAGGACGGAGACCCACGCCACGTTCTTCTTCAAGGAAGGTATGGAGAAACAATTCCTCGCTCAGGCGGGGCTTGAGCGGGCCGCGACCGAAATGGTCTACAGAGGCATCTACAAGAACAGACAGACCGTTCAGGAGTCTACTGAAACAATTCATGTGGATGGGACACCTTATACAGGCCAGCTGGGCGCCGATTCATATGTTTATGCAGTCACCGATGAATCGGGGAAAATCAATCTTAACACGCTCACCGATATTTCTGGTATAATACTGAACAATCTGCTGGTAAACCAGGGGGTATCGAAGGAAACTGCCGATACGATCGTCGATTCCCTGCTGGACTGGAGAGATGCCGATGAGTTGCGCAGGCTTCACGGCGCT
Coding sequences:
- a CDS encoding general secretion pathway protein GspK codes for the protein MHKKRGAPEKVGCRREKESVAARMMLSEKGIALLLVLWILTILVVIALSFSFMVRTETHATFFFKEGMEKQFLAQAGLERAATEMVYRGIYKNRQTVQESTETIHVDGTPYTGQLGADSYVYAVTDESGKINLNTLTDISGIILNNLLVNQGVSKETADTIVDSLLDWRDADELRRLHGAESDYYMSLPNPYKAKNADLETVEELLMVKGMTPEILYGSGEKTGIFNFLTVYSRIATINVNAAPREVLMALPSMSPEKADQIIALRQTTEIRNLAEVASIVGSSFPLIGPYIGLAESNIYTVESTGYKAGERLGFTVKTTMSLEGNGAYRTLYYKSPAGVKAFSQSGK